A single window of Danio rerio strain Tuebingen ecotype United States chromosome 15, GRCz12tu, whole genome shotgun sequence DNA harbors:
- the mcamb gene encoding melanoma cell adhesion molecule b precursor (The RefSeq protein has 8 substitutions compared to this genomic sequence) encodes MTYTALLLAGLAVLTCKTWASVDVRMEDVVEVTLKGQAKISCTYTLTEEAKMIIWFTKLQGKDQNRKRFYYSENQTEIIDQNHEYAERIKVSHSYDTEEERGSVVLILDDVQLTDEREFICMVHSVLNDVGEGRTHLKIYNSPSLPVIEREHTGISVSETEPSKVAQCKVDDGYPRPNITWYKGSFPLDPSDGEVKILESVTVKPSGLFRVESELHIKVKKEDEGALFYCEVKYLMLGKARMTESSRFNVTVHYPTTNIKLSINPPDKLIKEGDTLELQCEGNGNPQPIFSFRHGERDLISDDNGILHLKNVKRSDSGEYVCESLDFDTGMNYEDSLNIKVHYLDNIMVTPDETDPDQGHDITLTCNALSSLPTHTAWYKDGKLLVERHVLELHNASYETTGKYMCEVMVLSLPELKKQKSVQVNVRGKPEIKEGIKVNQMNKVNHPVNLTCYAQGYPIPNITWTLFDQQTGQIVPVLKIVNQMMDNSVHSLISVKATSDLIANCSATNELGTDDASQSIKAFVRVTTISLTSTTTEGGSGVIIAVIIICLLLIAIVGSVLYYLYKKGKLPCGRSGKKDFMKQKANKDDIVMEMKSGKSEEAVLLQGVNGDKKSPTE; translated from the exons AAATTACCAGGCAAGGACCAAAACAGGAAAAGATTTTACTACTCTGAAAATCAAACCGAGATTATCGATCAGAACCATGAATATGCAGAGCGGATCAAAGTCAGTCACTCTTATGACACAGAGGAAGAGCGTGGTAGTGTTGTTCTGATCCTCGACGATGTGCAACTGACTGATGAGAGAGAGTTCATCTGCATGGTGCACAGTGTGTTGAATGATGTTGGTGAAGGACGCACTCATCTCAAAATCTACA ATTCACCATCTCTACCTGTGATTGAACGTGAACACACAGGGATTTCTGTTAGTGAGACAGAACCGTCAAAG GTTGCACAATGTAAAGTGGATGATGGCTATCCCAGACCCAACATTACATGGTACAAGGGCAGCTTCCCTCTCGATCCTTCAGATGGTG AGGTCAAGATCTTGGAGTCAGTGACGGTCAAACCAAGTGGCCTGTTCAGGGTAGAGAGTGAACTGCATATCAAAGTCAAGAAGGAAGATGAAGGTGCTCATTTCTACTGTGAAGTCAAGTACTTAATGCTTGGTAAAGCAAGAATGACAGAGTCCAGTCGATTCAACGTCACAGTTCATT ACCCTACAACAAATATAAAGCTCTCCATAAATCCACCTGATAAGCTTATAAAAGAAGGTGACACTCTGGAGTTACAATGTGAGGGAAATGGAAACCCTCAACCCATTTTTAGTTTCAGACATGGCGAG AGGGATTTAATAAACGAAGACAATGGAATACTACATCTGAAAAACGTTAAGCGCTCAGACAGCGGGGAATATGTGTGCGAGTCGTTAGACTTAGACACAGGCATGAATTATGAGGACTCCCTCAATATCAAAGTACATT atcTGGATAATATTATGGTGACACCAGACGAGACAGATCCAGACCAGGGGCATGATATCACCTTGACTTGCAACGCATTGTCTTCTTTACCCACACACACAGCATGGTATAAG GATGGCAAGCTGCTGGTCGAGAGGCATGTTTTGGAGTTACACAACGCCTCCTATGAAACCACGGGGAAGTATATGTGTGAAGTGATGGTCCTTTCCCTGCcagagttaaaaaaacaaaagtcagTGCAAGTAAACGTGCGAG GAAAGCCTGAGATTAAAGAAGGAATAAAAGTGAACCAGATGAATAAGGTGAACCACCCTGTAAACCTGACCTGCTATGCACAAGGCTACCCAATCCCCAACATCACCTGGACCCTCTTTGACCAACAG ACTGGCCAGATCGTCCCTGTACTAAAAATAGTGAACCAAATGATGGACAATAGTGTTCACAGCTTGATTTCTGTGAAAGCCACCTCTGATCTCATTGCCAACTGCAGCGCCACCAATGAGCTGGGCACAGATGATGCTTCTCAAAGCATTAAAGCAT TTGTACGTGTGACAACGATTTCACCCACATCCACTACCACTGAAG GTGGCAGTGGAGTGATCATTGCGGTCATCATCATCTGTCTGCTCCTCATAGCCATAGTGGGAAGCGTGCTCTATTACCTCTACAAGAAGGGAAAGCTGCCCTGTGGACGATCAGGAAAGAAGGACTT CATGAAGCAAAAGGCCAGTAAGGATGATATTGTGATGGAGATGAAGAGCGGTAAATCTGAAGAGGCTGTTCTTCTACAGGGAGTCAACGGAGACAAAAAGTCACCCACTGAATAG
- the mcamb gene encoding melanoma cell adhesion molecule b isoform X3 — protein sequence MTYTALLLAGLAVLTCKTWALVDVRMEDVVEVTLKGQAKISCTYTLTEEAKMIIWFTKLPGKDQNRKRFYYSENQTEIIDQNHEYAERIKVSHSYDTEEERGSVVLILDDVQLTDEREFICMVHSVLNDVGEGRTHLKIYNSPSLPVIEREHTGISVSETEPSKVAQCKVDDGYPRPNITWYKGSFPLDPSDEVKILESVTVKPSGLFRVESELHIKVKKEDEGAHFYCEVKYLMLGKARMTESSRFNVTVHYPTTNIKLSINPPDKLIKEGDTLELQCEGNGNPQPIFSFRHGERDLINEDNGILHLKNVKRSDSGEYVCESLDLDTGMNYEDSLNIKVHYLDNIMVTPDETDPDQGHDITLTCNALSSLPTHTAWYKDGKLLVERHVLELHNASYETTGKYMCEVMVLSLPELKKQKSVQVNVRGKPEIKEGIKVNQMNKVNHPVNLTCYAQGYPIPNITWTLFDQQTGQIVPVLKIVNQMMDNSVHSLISVKATSDLIANCSATNELGTDDASQSIKAFVRVTTISPTSTTTEGGSGVIIAVIIICLLLIAIVGSVLYYLYKKGKLPCGRSGKKDFMKQKASKDDIVMEMKSGKSEEAVLLQGVNGDKKSPTE from the exons AAATTACCAGGCAAGGACCAAAACAGGAAAAGATTTTACTACTCTGAAAATCAAACCGAGATTATCGATCAGAACCATGAATATGCAGAGCGGATCAAAGTCAGTCACTCTTATGACACAGAGGAAGAGCGTGGTAGTGTTGTTCTGATCCTCGACGATGTGCAACTGACTGATGAGAGAGAGTTCATCTGCATGGTGCACAGTGTGTTGAATGATGTTGGTGAAGGACGCACTCATCTCAAAATCTACA ATTCACCATCTCTACCTGTGATTGAACGTGAACACACAGGGATTTCTGTTAGTGAGACAGAACCGTCAAAG GTTGCACAATGTAAAGTGGATGATGGCTATCCCAGACCCAACATTACATGGTACAAGGGCAGCTTCCCTCTCGATCCTTCAGATG AGGTCAAGATCTTGGAGTCAGTGACGGTCAAACCAAGTGGCCTGTTCAGGGTAGAGAGTGAACTGCATATCAAAGTCAAGAAGGAAGATGAAGGTGCTCATTTCTACTGTGAAGTCAAGTACTTAATGCTTGGTAAAGCAAGAATGACAGAGTCCAGTCGATTCAACGTCACAGTTCATT ACCCTACAACAAATATAAAGCTCTCCATAAATCCACCTGATAAGCTTATAAAAGAAGGTGACACTCTGGAGTTACAATGTGAGGGAAATGGAAACCCTCAACCCATTTTTAGTTTCAGACATGGCGAG AGGGATTTAATAAACGAAGACAATGGAATACTACATCTGAAAAACGTTAAGCGCTCAGACAGCGGGGAATATGTGTGCGAGTCGTTAGACTTAGACACAGGCATGAATTATGAGGACTCCCTCAATATCAAAGTACATT atcTGGATAATATTATGGTGACACCAGACGAGACAGATCCAGACCAGGGGCATGATATCACCTTGACTTGCAACGCATTGTCTTCTTTACCCACACACACAGCATGGTATAAG GATGGCAAGCTGCTGGTCGAGAGGCATGTTTTGGAGTTACACAACGCCTCCTATGAAACCACGGGGAAGTATATGTGTGAAGTGATGGTCCTTTCCCTGCcagagttaaaaaaacaaaagtcagTGCAAGTAAACGTGCGAG GAAAGCCTGAGATTAAAGAAGGAATAAAAGTGAACCAGATGAATAAGGTGAACCACCCTGTAAACCTGACCTGCTATGCACAAGGCTACCCAATCCCCAACATCACCTGGACCCTCTTTGACCAACAG ACTGGCCAGATCGTCCCTGTACTAAAAATAGTGAACCAAATGATGGACAATAGTGTTCACAGCTTGATTTCTGTGAAAGCCACCTCTGATCTCATTGCCAACTGCAGCGCCACCAATGAGCTGGGCACAGATGATGCTTCTCAAAGCATTAAAGCAT TTGTACGTGTGACAACGATTTCACCCACATCCACTACCACTGAAG GTGGCAGTGGAGTGATCATTGCGGTCATCATCATCTGTCTGCTCCTCATAGCCATAGTGGGAAGCGTGCTCTATTACCTCTACAAGAAGGGAAAGCTGCCCTGTGGACGATCAGGAAAGAAGGACTT CATGAAGCAAAAGGCCAGTAAGGATGATATTGTGATGGAGATGAAGAGCGGTAAATCTGAAGAGGCTGTTCTTCTACAGGGAGTCAACGGAGACAAAAAGTCACCCACTGAATAG
- the mcamb gene encoding melanoma cell adhesion molecule b isoform X1 — MTYTALLLAGLAVLTCKTWALVDVRMEDVVEVTLKGQAKISCTYTLTEEAKMIIWFTKLPGKDQNRKRFYYSENQTEIIDQNHEYAERIKVSHSYDTEEERGSVVLILDDVQLTDEREFICMVHSVLNDVGEGRTHLKIYNSPSLPVIEREHTGISVSETEPSKVAQCKVDDGYPRPNITWYKGSFPLDPSDGEVKILESVTVKPSGLFRVESELHIKVKKEDEGAHFYCEVKYLMLGKARMTESSRFNVTVHYPTTNIKLSINPPDKLIKEGDTLELQCEGNGNPQPIFSFRHGERDLINEDNGILHLKNVKRSDSGEYVCESLDLDTGMNYEDSLNIKVHYLDNIMVTPDETDPDQGHDITLTCNALSSLPTHTAWYKDGKLLVERHVLELHNASYETTGKYMCEVMVLSLPELKKQKSVQVNVRGKPEIKEGIKVNQMNKVNHPVNLTCYAQGYPIPNITWTLFDQQTGQIVPVLKIVNQMMDNSVHSLISVKATSDLIANCSATNELGTDDASQSIKAFVRVTTISPTSTTTEATEITVQPKSPQKGGSGVIIAVIIICLLLIAIVGSVLYYLYKKGKLPCGRSGKKDFMKQKASKDDIVMEMKSGKSEEAVLLQGVNGDKKSPTE; from the exons AAATTACCAGGCAAGGACCAAAACAGGAAAAGATTTTACTACTCTGAAAATCAAACCGAGATTATCGATCAGAACCATGAATATGCAGAGCGGATCAAAGTCAGTCACTCTTATGACACAGAGGAAGAGCGTGGTAGTGTTGTTCTGATCCTCGACGATGTGCAACTGACTGATGAGAGAGAGTTCATCTGCATGGTGCACAGTGTGTTGAATGATGTTGGTGAAGGACGCACTCATCTCAAAATCTACA ATTCACCATCTCTACCTGTGATTGAACGTGAACACACAGGGATTTCTGTTAGTGAGACAGAACCGTCAAAG GTTGCACAATGTAAAGTGGATGATGGCTATCCCAGACCCAACATTACATGGTACAAGGGCAGCTTCCCTCTCGATCCTTCAGATGGTG AGGTCAAGATCTTGGAGTCAGTGACGGTCAAACCAAGTGGCCTGTTCAGGGTAGAGAGTGAACTGCATATCAAAGTCAAGAAGGAAGATGAAGGTGCTCATTTCTACTGTGAAGTCAAGTACTTAATGCTTGGTAAAGCAAGAATGACAGAGTCCAGTCGATTCAACGTCACAGTTCATT ACCCTACAACAAATATAAAGCTCTCCATAAATCCACCTGATAAGCTTATAAAAGAAGGTGACACTCTGGAGTTACAATGTGAGGGAAATGGAAACCCTCAACCCATTTTTAGTTTCAGACATGGCGAG AGGGATTTAATAAACGAAGACAATGGAATACTACATCTGAAAAACGTTAAGCGCTCAGACAGCGGGGAATATGTGTGCGAGTCGTTAGACTTAGACACAGGCATGAATTATGAGGACTCCCTCAATATCAAAGTACATT atcTGGATAATATTATGGTGACACCAGACGAGACAGATCCAGACCAGGGGCATGATATCACCTTGACTTGCAACGCATTGTCTTCTTTACCCACACACACAGCATGGTATAAG GATGGCAAGCTGCTGGTCGAGAGGCATGTTTTGGAGTTACACAACGCCTCCTATGAAACCACGGGGAAGTATATGTGTGAAGTGATGGTCCTTTCCCTGCcagagttaaaaaaacaaaagtcagTGCAAGTAAACGTGCGAG GAAAGCCTGAGATTAAAGAAGGAATAAAAGTGAACCAGATGAATAAGGTGAACCACCCTGTAAACCTGACCTGCTATGCACAAGGCTACCCAATCCCCAACATCACCTGGACCCTCTTTGACCAACAG ACTGGCCAGATCGTCCCTGTACTAAAAATAGTGAACCAAATGATGGACAATAGTGTTCACAGCTTGATTTCTGTGAAAGCCACCTCTGATCTCATTGCCAACTGCAGCGCCACCAATGAGCTGGGCACAGATGATGCTTCTCAAAGCATTAAAGCAT TTGTACGTGTGACAACGATTTCACCCACATCCACTACCACTGAAG CAACAGAAATTACGGTGCAACCAAAATCTCCACAGAAAG GTGGCAGTGGAGTGATCATTGCGGTCATCATCATCTGTCTGCTCCTCATAGCCATAGTGGGAAGCGTGCTCTATTACCTCTACAAGAAGGGAAAGCTGCCCTGTGGACGATCAGGAAAGAAGGACTT CATGAAGCAAAAGGCCAGTAAGGATGATATTGTGATGGAGATGAAGAGCGGTAAATCTGAAGAGGCTGTTCTTCTACAGGGAGTCAACGGAGACAAAAAGTCACCCACTGAATAG
- the mcamb gene encoding melanoma cell adhesion molecule b isoform X2 has product MTYTALLLAGLAVLTCKTWALVDVRMEDVVEVTLKGQAKISCTYTLTEEAKMIIWFTKLPGKDQNRKRFYYSENQTEIIDQNHEYAERIKVSHSYDTEEERGSVVLILDDVQLTDEREFICMVHSVLNDVGEGRTHLKIYNSPSLPVIEREHTGISVSETEPSKVAQCKVDDGYPRPNITWYKGSFPLDPSDEVKILESVTVKPSGLFRVESELHIKVKKEDEGAHFYCEVKYLMLGKARMTESSRFNVTVHYPTTNIKLSINPPDKLIKEGDTLELQCEGNGNPQPIFSFRHGERDLINEDNGILHLKNVKRSDSGEYVCESLDLDTGMNYEDSLNIKVHYLDNIMVTPDETDPDQGHDITLTCNALSSLPTHTAWYKDGKLLVERHVLELHNASYETTGKYMCEVMVLSLPELKKQKSVQVNVRGKPEIKEGIKVNQMNKVNHPVNLTCYAQGYPIPNITWTLFDQQTGQIVPVLKIVNQMMDNSVHSLISVKATSDLIANCSATNELGTDDASQSIKAFVRVTTISPTSTTTEATEITVQPKSPQKGGSGVIIAVIIICLLLIAIVGSVLYYLYKKGKLPCGRSGKKDFMKQKASKDDIVMEMKSGKSEEAVLLQGVNGDKKSPTE; this is encoded by the exons AAATTACCAGGCAAGGACCAAAACAGGAAAAGATTTTACTACTCTGAAAATCAAACCGAGATTATCGATCAGAACCATGAATATGCAGAGCGGATCAAAGTCAGTCACTCTTATGACACAGAGGAAGAGCGTGGTAGTGTTGTTCTGATCCTCGACGATGTGCAACTGACTGATGAGAGAGAGTTCATCTGCATGGTGCACAGTGTGTTGAATGATGTTGGTGAAGGACGCACTCATCTCAAAATCTACA ATTCACCATCTCTACCTGTGATTGAACGTGAACACACAGGGATTTCTGTTAGTGAGACAGAACCGTCAAAG GTTGCACAATGTAAAGTGGATGATGGCTATCCCAGACCCAACATTACATGGTACAAGGGCAGCTTCCCTCTCGATCCTTCAGATG AGGTCAAGATCTTGGAGTCAGTGACGGTCAAACCAAGTGGCCTGTTCAGGGTAGAGAGTGAACTGCATATCAAAGTCAAGAAGGAAGATGAAGGTGCTCATTTCTACTGTGAAGTCAAGTACTTAATGCTTGGTAAAGCAAGAATGACAGAGTCCAGTCGATTCAACGTCACAGTTCATT ACCCTACAACAAATATAAAGCTCTCCATAAATCCACCTGATAAGCTTATAAAAGAAGGTGACACTCTGGAGTTACAATGTGAGGGAAATGGAAACCCTCAACCCATTTTTAGTTTCAGACATGGCGAG AGGGATTTAATAAACGAAGACAATGGAATACTACATCTGAAAAACGTTAAGCGCTCAGACAGCGGGGAATATGTGTGCGAGTCGTTAGACTTAGACACAGGCATGAATTATGAGGACTCCCTCAATATCAAAGTACATT atcTGGATAATATTATGGTGACACCAGACGAGACAGATCCAGACCAGGGGCATGATATCACCTTGACTTGCAACGCATTGTCTTCTTTACCCACACACACAGCATGGTATAAG GATGGCAAGCTGCTGGTCGAGAGGCATGTTTTGGAGTTACACAACGCCTCCTATGAAACCACGGGGAAGTATATGTGTGAAGTGATGGTCCTTTCCCTGCcagagttaaaaaaacaaaagtcagTGCAAGTAAACGTGCGAG GAAAGCCTGAGATTAAAGAAGGAATAAAAGTGAACCAGATGAATAAGGTGAACCACCCTGTAAACCTGACCTGCTATGCACAAGGCTACCCAATCCCCAACATCACCTGGACCCTCTTTGACCAACAG ACTGGCCAGATCGTCCCTGTACTAAAAATAGTGAACCAAATGATGGACAATAGTGTTCACAGCTTGATTTCTGTGAAAGCCACCTCTGATCTCATTGCCAACTGCAGCGCCACCAATGAGCTGGGCACAGATGATGCTTCTCAAAGCATTAAAGCAT TTGTACGTGTGACAACGATTTCACCCACATCCACTACCACTGAAG CAACAGAAATTACGGTGCAACCAAAATCTCCACAGAAAG GTGGCAGTGGAGTGATCATTGCGGTCATCATCATCTGTCTGCTCCTCATAGCCATAGTGGGAAGCGTGCTCTATTACCTCTACAAGAAGGGAAAGCTGCCCTGTGGACGATCAGGAAAGAAGGACTT CATGAAGCAAAAGGCCAGTAAGGATGATATTGTGATGGAGATGAAGAGCGGTAAATCTGAAGAGGCTGTTCTTCTACAGGGAGTCAACGGAGACAAAAAGTCACCCACTGAATAG